A single genomic interval of Anopheles marshallii chromosome 2, idAnoMarsDA_429_01, whole genome shotgun sequence harbors:
- the LOC128719965 gene encoding 26S proteasome complex subunit SEM1, with protein MSDKENKEKPKLDLGLLEEDDEFEEFPAEDWTGNKEDEEELSVWEDNWDDDNVEDDFNQQLRAQLEKHK; from the exons ATGTCGGACAAGGAAAACAAGGAAAAGCCCAAACTAGATCTCGGCCTTCTCGAAGAAGATGATGAGTTTGAAGAGTTTCCCGCCGAAG ACTGGACCGGAAACAAGGAGGATGAGGAAGAACTAAGCGTTTGGGAAGACAACTGGGATGATGATAATGTGGAAGATGATTTCAATCAGCAGCTGCGTGCACAGCTCGAGAAGCACAAGTGA
- the LOC128708385 gene encoding snRNA-activating protein complex subunit 3 yields MENIYCPRTEKVVSVWDALAEFQQELVPDRLNKIVDSDHDIMEAMGLGGNNAEFDKLLGSVDVGHLSSAKDIPVRPFHPHRLTVRPKMGEMPSKAARFNCVQRVFERRNAKDQRNIDVKLRYNRHKYMERKQDLQLVKDLVPFHEMLLVLRFYEPFKYKAGRRLGHPKFNQEYYVLSSQYLTELKDAIFCHCDSGPYYEISENRTRETTESLPKPGFFFIHDTFYNDFRDEANHDYSAEIRKWAARQSLIGELKSKRMEETRFGDLKFRLGYPQLYQHQGNCEHLFVVSDCRLLATSDILTRARYPWLNSYGLGRDVPCNICGHCQAQYIVQNSNRHIFDPAYICENCLDTYHYEDGQKIGEFDLFKFSLMMVRANEDEQASTSQ; encoded by the exons ATGGAAAACATATACTGCCCAAGAACGGAGAAAGTCGTGTCCGTGTGGGACGCGTTGGCCGAGTTTCAGCAGGAACTGGTTCCGGACCGATTGAATAAGATCGTTGATTCCGATCACGATATCATGGAAGCGATGGGTCTCGGGGGAAACAATGCCGAATTCGATAAGCTGCTCGGGTCGGTCGATGTTGGCCATCTGTCCAGTGCGAAGGATATACCGGTGAGACCGTTTCATCCGCATCGTCTCACCGTCAGACCAAAGATGGGAGAGATGCCAAGCAAGGCAGCACGATTCAACTGTGTGCAACGGGTATTCGAACGTCGGAATGCGAAGGATCAACGAAATATAGACGTAAAGCTACGGTACAATCGTCACAAATACATGGAACGGAAGCAGGATCTGCAACTCGTCAAGGATTTGGTTCCGTTTCACGAAATGTTACTGGTACTGCGCTTTTATGAGCCCTTCAAATACAAAGCTGGACGACGGTTAGGGCACCCAAAGTTCAACCAAGAGTATTACGTACTTAGCTCGCAGTACCTTACCGAACTGAAGGATGCAATATTTTGCCATTGCGATTCGGGACCGTACTACGAAATCAGTGAAAACAGAACGAGGGAAACAACCGAATCGCTTCCGAAACCAGGGTTCTTTTTCATCCATGATACGTTCTACAATGACTTCAGGGATGAGGCGAATCATGACTATTCCGCAGAAATACGGAAATGGGCCGCGCGCCAATCCCTAATCGGAGAGCtaaaatcgaaacgaatggAAGAAACACGCTTTGGAGATTTAAAATTTCGTCTTGGGTACCCTCAG CTGTACCAACATCAGGGAAACTGCGAACATTTATTCGTGGTAAGTGATTGTCGACTGTTGGCAACTTCGGATATTCTAACGAGGGCACGTTACCCGTGGCTTAACTCATACGGTTTGGGTCGTGATGTTCCATGCAACATATGCGGCCATTGTCAGGCACAATACATAGTACAAAACAGTAATCGGCACATATTCGATCCAGCCTACATCTGTGAGAATTGCCTTGATACGTACCATTACGAGGACGGACAAAAGATAGGGGAGTTCGATCTGTTTAAATTTTCGCTCATGATGGTTCGTGCCAATGAGGATGAGCAAGCATCAACATCGCAATAA